One part of the Tachysurus fulvidraco isolate hzauxx_2018 chromosome 23, HZAU_PFXX_2.0, whole genome shotgun sequence genome encodes these proteins:
- the LOC113653080 gene encoding complement factor I isoform X3, whose translation MLMINEGLSQLGVQDNRQREDERQKDSMMRITLVLLLSVLLPQLGRTKETTKDGRGFQHTQHSQKPSKPNLNEAPPTARPKTPPSSLFSQECRSGNYTRASCAKVFCPPWQRCINGQCVCKLPYQCPRTGDGACGLDGKSHPTLCHSQTHACRYKKPVFSHYTQLASCAENLFTVQLEEVKGQQVVQVTTDQKKLLICASDSWNMAAANVICRQTKNDVRGALALGTSMFKDVRDADTLRECMRVRCTGAELSLSECVLYKPQKITDNTSVATVTCYTEQQGKEECAEFQCVNQKCVSWAQICDGVDDCGDNSDEMCCTGCQNDAFHCTSGVCLPRYTVLDQIRDCLGGEDELKPATDIRKIHLNSESPEKEVWSNPIKDIQMARSHIETLQCGIPNMDYLNKDEEELRPTRTKRVVGGNEARPTQIQWQVAVQEGDRIHCGGVYLGGCWVLTAAHCVRKKPQAFRIKFSLWKKLSIQKTTDSIPVKNIHMHHEYNPRTYENDIALIQLKELANEKECLRPNPAVRPICIPWSTLQFPPNYTCTISGWGRNKEGGSANALMWANVSLIPNCRSYYKERFREGMMCAGDLEGKVDSCQGDSGGPLVCEDATGVSYVWGIVSWGEKCGEAGFPGVYTKVAHYFEWIRQITGWPAVTKYNQ comes from the exons ATGTTAATGATTAATGAAGGTCTGTCCCAACTCGGGGTTCAGgataacagacagagagaagatgagagacagaaggatAGCATGATGAGGATTACACTCgttcttcttctctctgtccTCCTGCCGCAGCTTGGCCGCACG AAAGAAACAACGAAGGATGGACGTGGattccaacacacacagcactcacagAAACCATCTAAACCCAACCTAAATGAAGCCCCTCCCACTGCTCGCCCTAAGACCCCACCCTCCAGTCTGTTCTCTCAGGAATGTAGGTCTGGGAATTACACACGTGCGTCTTGTGCTAAAGTCTTCTGCCCTCCGTGGCAGCGCTGCATCAacggtcagtgtgtgtgtaaactgccATATCAGTGCCCACGGACTGGAGATGGTGCATGTGGACTGGACGGGAAGAGCCACCCGACTCTGTGCCACTCTCAGACCCACGCCTGCAGATACAAAAAACCTGTCTTTTCTCATTACACACAACTCGCATCATGTGCAG aaaaccTTTTTACAGTGCAATTAGAGGAGGTCAAGGGACAGCAGGTGGTTCAGGTGACTACAGATCaaaagaaactgctgatctgtgCTTCAGACTCATGGAACATGGCGGCTGCTAATGTCATCTGCAGGCAAACCAAAAACGATGTTAg AGGAGCCCTGGCGTTGGGGACGAGCATGTTTAAGGATGTACGAGATGCAGACACTTTAAGAGAGTGTATGCGTGTGAGGTGTACAGGGGCGGAGCTTAGTCTGTCCGAGTGTGTACTTTACAAACCCCAAAAAATCACTGACAACACATCTGTTGCTACGGTAACCTGCTACACGGAACAACAAG GCAAGGAGGAGTGTGCTGAGTTCCAGTGTGTTAATCAGAAGTGTGTGTCTTGGGCACAAATTTGTGATGGAGTGGACGACTGCGGTGACAACAGCGACGAAATGTGCTGCACTG gttGCCAAAACGATGCGTTCCACTGTACCAGTGGAGTGTGTCTCCCACGTTACACTGTTTTAGATCAGATACGGGATTGTTTAGGGGGAGAAGATGAACTGAAACCAGCCACAGACATCAGGAAGATTCACCTGAACTCAGAGTCACCTGAGAAAG aGGTGTGGTCGAACCCTATCAAAG ATATCCAGATGGCACGCAGTCACATTGAAACACTGCAGTGTGGAATTCCCAACATGGACTATCTGAATAAAGACGAGGAAGAATTACGACCCACACGCACTAAACGTGTGGTGGGCGGGAACGAAGCTCGGCCG acTCAGATACAGTGGCAAGTGGCCGTGCAGGAAGGAGACCGAATCCACTGTGGTGGTGTTTATCTGGGTGGCTGCTGGGTTCTAACTGCAGCCCACTGTGTCAG gaAGAAGCCTCAGGCGTTTAGGATTAAATTCTCTCTGTGGAAGAAGTTGTCTATTCAGAAGACCACTGACAGCATCCCTGTGAAGAACATCCACATGCACCATGAATACAACCCACGCACCTATGAGAATGACATCGCACTCATCCAGCTTAAGGAACTGGCAAACGAGAAAGAGTGTCTCAGGCCGAACCCGGCCGTGCGACCCATCTGCATCCCCTGGTCCACACTGCAGTTTCCTCCCAACTACACCTGCACCATCTCCGGCTGGGGACGCAACAAAG aGGGAGGCAGTGCGAATGCTCTGATGTGGGCCAACGTGAGTCTCATTCCTAACTGTAGGAGCTATTACAAGGAACGGTTCCGTGAAGGAATGATGTGTGCAG GTGATCTGGAGGGGAAGGTGGACTCGTGCCAGGGTGACTCTGGAGGCCCGTTAGTGTGTGAGGATGCGACTGGTGTGTCGTATGTGTGGGGAATCGTGAGCTGGGGAGAAAAATGTGGGGAAGCCGGCTTCCCCGGAGTGTACACCAAAGTGGCTCACTATTTTGAGTGGATTCGCCAAATCACCGGCTGGCCTGCAGTCACCAAGTACAATCAGTAA
- the LOC125140095 gene encoding complement factor I-like, which yields MNVNIFLRHKETTKDGRGFQHTQHSQKPSKPNLNEAPPTASPKTPPSSLFSQECRSGNYTRASCAKVFCPPWQRCINGQCVCKLPYQCPRTGDGACGLDGKSHPTLCHSQTHACRYKKPVFSHYTQLASCAENLFTVQLEEVKGQQVVQVTTDQKKLLICASDSWNMAAANVICRQTKNDVRGALALGTSMFKDVRDADTLRECMRVRCTGAELSLSECVLYKPQKITDNTSVATVTCYTEQQGKEECAEFQCVNQKCVSWAQICDGVDDCGDNSDEMCCTGCQNDAFHCTSGVCLPRYTVLDQIRDCLGGEDELKPATDIRKIHLNSESPEKEVWSNPIKDIQMARSHIETLQCGIPNMDYLNKDEEEFRLTRTKRVVGGNEARPTQIQWHVAVQEEYRINCSGVYLGGCWVLTAAHCVRKKPQAFRIKFSLLKKLSNQKTTESIPVKNIHMHHEYNPRTYENDIALIQLKELANGKECLRPNPAVRPICVPWSTLQFPPNYTCTISGWGRNKEGFRADTLMWANVSLIPNCRSYYKERFREGMMCAGDLEEKVDSCQGDSGGPLVCEDASGVSYVWGILSWGENCGKDGFPGVYTKVVHYFEWIRQITGWPAVTKYNQ from the exons ATGAACGTCAACATTTTCCTCAGACAT AAAGAAACAACGAAGGATGGACGTGGattccaacacacacagcactcacagAAACCATCTAAACCCAACCTAAATGAAGCCCCTCCCACTGCTTCGCCTAAGACCCCACCCTCCAGTCTGTTCTCTCAGGAATGTAGGTCTGGGAATTACACACGTGCGTCTTGTGCTAAAGTCTTCTGCCCTCCGTGGCAGCGCTGCATCAacggtcagtgtgtgtgtaaactgccATATCAGTGCCCACGGACTGGAGATGGTGCATGTGGACTGGACGGGAAGAGCCACCCGACTCTGTGCCACTCTCAGACCCACGCCTGCAGATACAAAAAACCTGTCTTTTCTCATTACACACAACTCGCATCATGTGCAG aaaaccTTTTTACAGTGCAATTAGAGGAGGTCAAGGGACAGCAGGTGGTTCAGGTGACTACAGATCaaaagaaactgctgatctgtgCTTCAGACTCATGGAACATGGCGGCTGCTAATGTCATCTGCAGGCAAACCAAAAACGATGTTAg AGGAGCCCTGGCGTTGGGGACGAGCATGTTTAAGGATGTACGAGATGCAGACACTTTAAGAGAGTGTATGCGTGTGAGGTGTACAGGGGCGGAGCTTAGTCTGTCCGAGTGTGTACTTTACAAACCCCAAAAAATCACTGACAACACATCTGTTGCTACGGTAACCTGCTACACGGAACAACAAG GCAAGGAGGAGTGTGCTGAGTTCCAGTGTGTTAATCAGAAGTGTGTGTCTTGGGCACAAATTTGTGATGGAGTGGACGACTGCGGTGACAACAGCGACGAAATGTGCTGCACTG gttGCCAAAACGATGCGTTCCACTGTACCAGTGGAGTGTGTCTCCCACGTTACACTGTTTTAGATCAGATACGGGATTGTTTAGGGGGAGAAGATGAACTGAAACCAGCCACAGACATCAGGAAGATTCACCTGAACTCAGAGTCACCTGAGAAAG aGGTGTGGTCGAACCCTATCAAAG atATCCAGATGGCACGCAGTCACATTGAAACACTGCAGTGTGGAATTCCCAACATGGACTATCTGAATAAAGACGAGGAAGAATTTCGACTCACACGCACTAAACGTGTGGTGGGCGGGAACGAAGCTCGGCCG acTCAGATACAGTGGCACGTGGCCGTGCAGGAAGAATACCGAATCAACTGTAGTGGTGTTTATCTGGGTGGCTGCTGGGTTCTAACTGCAGCCCACTGTGTCAG gaAGAAGCCTCAGGCGTTTAGGATTAAATTCTCTCTGTTGAAGAAGTTGTCTAATCAGAAGACCACTGAAAGCATCCCTGTGAAGAACATCCACATGCACCATGAATACAACCCACGCACCTATGAGAATGACATCGCACTCATCCAGCTTAAGGAACTGGCAAACGGGAAAGAGTGTCTCAGGCCGAACCCGGCCGTGCGACCCATCTGCGTCCCCTGGTCCACACTGCAGTTTCCTCCCAACTACACCTGCACCATCTCCGGCTGGGGACGCAACAAAG aGGGTTTCAGAGCGGATACTCTGATGTGGGCCAACGTGAGTCTCATTCCTAACTGTAGGAGCTATTACAAGGAACGGTTCCGTGAAGGAATGATGTGTGCAG GTGATCTGGAAGAGAAGGTGGACTCGTGCCAGGGTGACTCTGGAGGCCCGTTAGTGTGTGAGGATGCGAGTGGTGTGTCGTATGTGTGGGGAATCCTGAGCTGGGGAGAAAATTGTGGGAAAGACGGCTTCCCCGGAGTGTACACCAAAGTGGTTCATTATTTTGAGTGGATTCGCCAAATCACCGGCTGGCCTGCAGTCACCAAGTACAATCAGTAA
- the LOC113653080 gene encoding complement factor I isoform X1 encodes MMRITLVLLLSVLLPQLGRTQEDTLTTAHHWVDRVGNNNCVCVCDQEKLPDLNQTQKETTKDGRGFQHTQHSQKPSKPNLNEAPPTARPKTPPSSLFSQECRSGNYTRASCAKVFCPPWQRCINGQCVCKLPYQCPRTGDGACGLDGKSHPTLCHSQTHACRYKKPVFSHYTQLASCAENLFTVQLEEVKGQQVVQVTTDQKKLLICASDSWNMAAANVICRQTKNDVRGALALGTSMFKDVRDADTLRECMRVRCTGAELSLSECVLYKPQKITDNTSVATVTCYTEQQGKEECAEFQCVNQKCVSWAQICDGVDDCGDNSDEMCCTGCQNDAFHCTSGVCLPRYTVLDQIRDCLGGEDELKPATDIRKIHLNSESPEKEVWSNPIKDIQMARSHIETLQCGIPNMDYLNKDEEELRPTRTKRVVGGNEARPTQIQWQVAVQEGDRIHCGGVYLGGCWVLTAAHCVRKKPQAFRIKFSLWKKLSIQKTTDSIPVKNIHMHHEYNPRTYENDIALIQLKELANEKECLRPNPAVRPICIPWSTLQFPPNYTCTISGWGRNKEGGSANALMWANVSLIPNCRSYYKERFREGMMCAGDLEGKVDSCQGDSGGPLVCEDATGVSYVWGIVSWGEKCGEAGFPGVYTKVAHYFEWIRQITGWPAVTKYNQ; translated from the exons ATGATGAGGATTACACTCgttcttcttctctctgtccTCCTGCCGCAGCTTGGCCGCACG CAAGAGGACACTCTCACCACTGCACATCATTGGGTTGATCGAGTTGGAAACAATAAC tgtgtgtgtgtgtgtgatcaggagAAGCTGCCTGACCTGAATCAAACACAG AAAGAAACAACGAAGGATGGACGTGGattccaacacacacagcactcacagAAACCATCTAAACCCAACCTAAATGAAGCCCCTCCCACTGCTCGCCCTAAGACCCCACCCTCCAGTCTGTTCTCTCAGGAATGTAGGTCTGGGAATTACACACGTGCGTCTTGTGCTAAAGTCTTCTGCCCTCCGTGGCAGCGCTGCATCAacggtcagtgtgtgtgtaaactgccATATCAGTGCCCACGGACTGGAGATGGTGCATGTGGACTGGACGGGAAGAGCCACCCGACTCTGTGCCACTCTCAGACCCACGCCTGCAGATACAAAAAACCTGTCTTTTCTCATTACACACAACTCGCATCATGTGCAG aaaaccTTTTTACAGTGCAATTAGAGGAGGTCAAGGGACAGCAGGTGGTTCAGGTGACTACAGATCaaaagaaactgctgatctgtgCTTCAGACTCATGGAACATGGCGGCTGCTAATGTCATCTGCAGGCAAACCAAAAACGATGTTAg AGGAGCCCTGGCGTTGGGGACGAGCATGTTTAAGGATGTACGAGATGCAGACACTTTAAGAGAGTGTATGCGTGTGAGGTGTACAGGGGCGGAGCTTAGTCTGTCCGAGTGTGTACTTTACAAACCCCAAAAAATCACTGACAACACATCTGTTGCTACGGTAACCTGCTACACGGAACAACAAG GCAAGGAGGAGTGTGCTGAGTTCCAGTGTGTTAATCAGAAGTGTGTGTCTTGGGCACAAATTTGTGATGGAGTGGACGACTGCGGTGACAACAGCGACGAAATGTGCTGCACTG gttGCCAAAACGATGCGTTCCACTGTACCAGTGGAGTGTGTCTCCCACGTTACACTGTTTTAGATCAGATACGGGATTGTTTAGGGGGAGAAGATGAACTGAAACCAGCCACAGACATCAGGAAGATTCACCTGAACTCAGAGTCACCTGAGAAAG aGGTGTGGTCGAACCCTATCAAAG ATATCCAGATGGCACGCAGTCACATTGAAACACTGCAGTGTGGAATTCCCAACATGGACTATCTGAATAAAGACGAGGAAGAATTACGACCCACACGCACTAAACGTGTGGTGGGCGGGAACGAAGCTCGGCCG acTCAGATACAGTGGCAAGTGGCCGTGCAGGAAGGAGACCGAATCCACTGTGGTGGTGTTTATCTGGGTGGCTGCTGGGTTCTAACTGCAGCCCACTGTGTCAG gaAGAAGCCTCAGGCGTTTAGGATTAAATTCTCTCTGTGGAAGAAGTTGTCTATTCAGAAGACCACTGACAGCATCCCTGTGAAGAACATCCACATGCACCATGAATACAACCCACGCACCTATGAGAATGACATCGCACTCATCCAGCTTAAGGAACTGGCAAACGAGAAAGAGTGTCTCAGGCCGAACCCGGCCGTGCGACCCATCTGCATCCCCTGGTCCACACTGCAGTTTCCTCCCAACTACACCTGCACCATCTCCGGCTGGGGACGCAACAAAG aGGGAGGCAGTGCGAATGCTCTGATGTGGGCCAACGTGAGTCTCATTCCTAACTGTAGGAGCTATTACAAGGAACGGTTCCGTGAAGGAATGATGTGTGCAG GTGATCTGGAGGGGAAGGTGGACTCGTGCCAGGGTGACTCTGGAGGCCCGTTAGTGTGTGAGGATGCGACTGGTGTGTCGTATGTGTGGGGAATCGTGAGCTGGGGAGAAAAATGTGGGGAAGCCGGCTTCCCCGGAGTGTACACCAAAGTGGCTCACTATTTTGAGTGGATTCGCCAAATCACCGGCTGGCCTGCAGTCACCAAGTACAATCAGTAA
- the LOC113653080 gene encoding complement factor I isoform X2 — MMRITLVLLLSVLLPQLGRTQEDTLTTAHHWVDRVGNNNKETTKDGRGFQHTQHSQKPSKPNLNEAPPTARPKTPPSSLFSQECRSGNYTRASCAKVFCPPWQRCINGQCVCKLPYQCPRTGDGACGLDGKSHPTLCHSQTHACRYKKPVFSHYTQLASCAENLFTVQLEEVKGQQVVQVTTDQKKLLICASDSWNMAAANVICRQTKNDVRGALALGTSMFKDVRDADTLRECMRVRCTGAELSLSECVLYKPQKITDNTSVATVTCYTEQQGKEECAEFQCVNQKCVSWAQICDGVDDCGDNSDEMCCTGCQNDAFHCTSGVCLPRYTVLDQIRDCLGGEDELKPATDIRKIHLNSESPEKEVWSNPIKDIQMARSHIETLQCGIPNMDYLNKDEEELRPTRTKRVVGGNEARPTQIQWQVAVQEGDRIHCGGVYLGGCWVLTAAHCVRKKPQAFRIKFSLWKKLSIQKTTDSIPVKNIHMHHEYNPRTYENDIALIQLKELANEKECLRPNPAVRPICIPWSTLQFPPNYTCTISGWGRNKEGGSANALMWANVSLIPNCRSYYKERFREGMMCAGDLEGKVDSCQGDSGGPLVCEDATGVSYVWGIVSWGEKCGEAGFPGVYTKVAHYFEWIRQITGWPAVTKYNQ, encoded by the exons ATGATGAGGATTACACTCgttcttcttctctctgtccTCCTGCCGCAGCTTGGCCGCACG CAAGAGGACACTCTCACCACTGCACATCATTGGGTTGATCGAGTTGGAAACAATAAC AAAGAAACAACGAAGGATGGACGTGGattccaacacacacagcactcacagAAACCATCTAAACCCAACCTAAATGAAGCCCCTCCCACTGCTCGCCCTAAGACCCCACCCTCCAGTCTGTTCTCTCAGGAATGTAGGTCTGGGAATTACACACGTGCGTCTTGTGCTAAAGTCTTCTGCCCTCCGTGGCAGCGCTGCATCAacggtcagtgtgtgtgtaaactgccATATCAGTGCCCACGGACTGGAGATGGTGCATGTGGACTGGACGGGAAGAGCCACCCGACTCTGTGCCACTCTCAGACCCACGCCTGCAGATACAAAAAACCTGTCTTTTCTCATTACACACAACTCGCATCATGTGCAG aaaaccTTTTTACAGTGCAATTAGAGGAGGTCAAGGGACAGCAGGTGGTTCAGGTGACTACAGATCaaaagaaactgctgatctgtgCTTCAGACTCATGGAACATGGCGGCTGCTAATGTCATCTGCAGGCAAACCAAAAACGATGTTAg AGGAGCCCTGGCGTTGGGGACGAGCATGTTTAAGGATGTACGAGATGCAGACACTTTAAGAGAGTGTATGCGTGTGAGGTGTACAGGGGCGGAGCTTAGTCTGTCCGAGTGTGTACTTTACAAACCCCAAAAAATCACTGACAACACATCTGTTGCTACGGTAACCTGCTACACGGAACAACAAG GCAAGGAGGAGTGTGCTGAGTTCCAGTGTGTTAATCAGAAGTGTGTGTCTTGGGCACAAATTTGTGATGGAGTGGACGACTGCGGTGACAACAGCGACGAAATGTGCTGCACTG gttGCCAAAACGATGCGTTCCACTGTACCAGTGGAGTGTGTCTCCCACGTTACACTGTTTTAGATCAGATACGGGATTGTTTAGGGGGAGAAGATGAACTGAAACCAGCCACAGACATCAGGAAGATTCACCTGAACTCAGAGTCACCTGAGAAAG aGGTGTGGTCGAACCCTATCAAAG ATATCCAGATGGCACGCAGTCACATTGAAACACTGCAGTGTGGAATTCCCAACATGGACTATCTGAATAAAGACGAGGAAGAATTACGACCCACACGCACTAAACGTGTGGTGGGCGGGAACGAAGCTCGGCCG acTCAGATACAGTGGCAAGTGGCCGTGCAGGAAGGAGACCGAATCCACTGTGGTGGTGTTTATCTGGGTGGCTGCTGGGTTCTAACTGCAGCCCACTGTGTCAG gaAGAAGCCTCAGGCGTTTAGGATTAAATTCTCTCTGTGGAAGAAGTTGTCTATTCAGAAGACCACTGACAGCATCCCTGTGAAGAACATCCACATGCACCATGAATACAACCCACGCACCTATGAGAATGACATCGCACTCATCCAGCTTAAGGAACTGGCAAACGAGAAAGAGTGTCTCAGGCCGAACCCGGCCGTGCGACCCATCTGCATCCCCTGGTCCACACTGCAGTTTCCTCCCAACTACACCTGCACCATCTCCGGCTGGGGACGCAACAAAG aGGGAGGCAGTGCGAATGCTCTGATGTGGGCCAACGTGAGTCTCATTCCTAACTGTAGGAGCTATTACAAGGAACGGTTCCGTGAAGGAATGATGTGTGCAG GTGATCTGGAGGGGAAGGTGGACTCGTGCCAGGGTGACTCTGGAGGCCCGTTAGTGTGTGAGGATGCGACTGGTGTGTCGTATGTGTGGGGAATCGTGAGCTGGGGAGAAAAATGTGGGGAAGCCGGCTTCCCCGGAGTGTACACCAAAGTGGCTCACTATTTTGAGTGGATTCGCCAAATCACCGGCTGGCCTGCAGTCACCAAGTACAATCAGTAA
- the sgms2b gene encoding phosphatidylcholine:ceramide cholinephosphotransferase 2 translates to MMAVTEFPESVKHEVENDDQTEILVLDTSPHSKTPPTELTPDNSKDGRATDHTTDHAAPQSRLSRGFARLLRKNQDYIRISMAEPRLHPLHDEHLPAEWWKTGLSFLWAVTMLFCTTVMITVVHERVPEKTDSPPLPDKFFDYVPRVEWAFTVTEVIGILLTLLWTTQWLCLQHKSIIGRRFFFLIGILYLYRMFTMYITTLPVPSTHMNCAPKLYDDSVGKLYRIFQLLSGGGLSITGSHMMCGDFLYSGHTVILTLTSLFISEYSPCWMRWYHWICWLLSLMGAVFILVAHEHYSVDVVVAYFVTSRLFYWYHTMANNQSLRDSPQSYLHRVWWRFLFNFLERNVHCVVPCKFCWPFALPTSCLTTPCDSYSKVQLTRDE, encoded by the exons atGATGGCAGTAACTGAGTTTCCTGAATCAGTGAAGCATGAAGTTGAAAATGACGACCAAACTGAAATATTAGTTCTGGACACTTCCCCACACTCCAAGACTCCGCCCACAGAACTAACCCCAGACAATTCGAAAGATGGCAGAGCTACAGACCACACCACAGACCATGCTGCACCCCAGTCTCGTCTGTCACGAGGTTTTGCACGTTTACTGCGTAAGAACCAGGACTACATCCGCATCAGCATGGCCGAGCCACGCCTTCACCCCCTGCACGATGAGCATCTACCAGCCGAATGGTGGAAAACAGGCCTGTCCTTCCTGTGGGCGGTGACCATGCTCTTCTGCACCACTGTCATGATAACGGTGGTGCACGAGCGCGTCCCAGAGAAGACGGATAGCCCGCCGCTGCCTGATAAGTTCTTTGACTACGTACCACGTGTAGAATGGGCGTTTACTGTCACTGAGGTCATCGGCATCCTACTGACGCTCCTGTGGACCACACAGTGGCTCTGTCTCCAACACAA gtcgATCATAGGCCGCAGATTCTTCTTCCTGATTGGAATTCTGTATCTGTATCGCATGTTCACCATGTATATCACCACGCTGCCTGTCCCCAGCACACACATGAACTGTGCTCCcaag tTGTATGATGACTCCGTGGGGAAGTTGTATCGCATATTCCAGCTTCTCTCAGGAGGAGGTTTGTCCATCACAGGCTCACATATGATGTGTGGTGATTTCCTTTACAGCGGTCACACAGTCATCCTCACACTCACCTCCCTCTTCAtcagtgaat ACTCCCCCTGCTGGATGCGGTGGTATCACTGGATCTGCTGGCTTCTGAGTTTAATGGGTGCAGTTTTCATCCTTGTAGCTCATGAGCACTACAGCGTGGATGTTGTTGTGGCGTATTTCGTTACATCACGTCTCTTCTACTGGTACCACACCATGGCCAACAACCAG tcCCTAAGAGATTCTCCTCAGAGTTATCTCCATCGTGTGTGGTGGAGGTTCCTCTTTAACTTTCTAGAGAGAAACGTTCACTGTGTGGTGCCGTGTAAGTTCTGCTGGCCGTTCGCTCTGCCCACTTCCTGTCTAACTACACCATGTGACTCATACTCCAAAGTACAGCTGACCCGAGacgagtga